In Dromaius novaehollandiae isolate bDroNov1 chromosome 3, bDroNov1.hap1, whole genome shotgun sequence, the following are encoded in one genomic region:
- the NT5E gene encoding 5'-nucleotidase isoform X1, with protein MAGRAGALWLCAAAVLGAAAELRLTLLHTNDVHARVEARGAGARGCAGARGAPGCFGGVARRAARVAAERAARRNVLLLDAGDQYQGTVWFSRFKGREAAHFMNLLRYDAMALGNHEFDEGVSGLLDPLLKNTNFTILSANIKGKTPLANEMMKYVHPFKIVHFDSEPIGIVGYTTRETYFLSKPGNDLIFEDEVEALQLQVNNLTAMGVNKIIALGHSGFTVDKNIAQKVKGVDVVIGGHTNTFLYTGTPPSTEQPAGPYPFMVQSDDGRKVPVVQAYAYGKYLGYLNVVFDKKGNVIEAVGNPILLDSSVPEDEYIKEEVEKWKKNLGNYSEEIGKTSVYLNGTSEACRFRECNMGNLLCDAVLYENVKHPGENKWNHVSMCILNGGGIRSPIDEQSTNGSITMEDLLSVLPFGGRFDLVKLKGSTLKEAFEHSVRRYGRGTGELLQVGGIHIVYDLSKAPGSRVVSIEVLCTTCRVPAYVPLQMDEIYNVTLPSYLLFGGDGYHMLKDKNLGYSKGEPDIEVVSRYLDRMKRVYPALEGRIKFSAGSLIQGSLTLIAVLFSVTFLHI; from the exons AtggcagggcgggcgggcgcgctgTGGCTGTGCGCGGCGGCGGTGCTGGGCGCGGCGGCGGAGCTGCGCCTCACGCTGCTGCACACCAACGACGTGCACGCGCGCGTGgaggcgcggggcgccggggcgcggggctgcgcgggcgcgcggggggcgccgggctgctTCGGCGGCgtggcgcggcgggcggcgcgggtgGCGGCGGAGCGCGCCGCGCGCCGCAACGTGCTGCTGCTGGACGCCGGGGACCAGTACCAGGGCACGGTGTGGTTCTCCCGCTTCAAGGGCCGGGAGGCGGCCCACTTCATGAACCTGCTGCGCTACGATGCCATG GCTTTGGGGAACCATGAGTTTGATGAAGGTGTGAGTGGATTGTTGGATCCTCTgcttaaaaatactaatttcacaATCCTGAGTGCAAACATTAAGGGAAAAACCCCATTAGCAAATGAAATGATGAAATATGTTCATCCTTTTAAAATAGTACATTTTGACTCAGAACCGATAGGAATTGTTGGCTATACTACAAGGGaaacttattttctttcaaagCCAG ggaATGATTTAATCTTTGAAGATGAAGTTGAAGCATTGCAACTACAAGTGAATAACCTCACTGCTATGGGAGTTAACAAAATAATTGCACTAGGACACTCTGGCTTTACTGTGGACAAAAACATTGCTCAAAAAGTGAAAGGAGTGGATGTTGTAATTGGAGGACATACAAACACATTTCTCTATACAG GCACCCCACCCTCTACTGAACAGCCAGCTGGCCCGTATCCATTCATGGTTCAGTCAGATGATGGGAGGAAGGTGCCGGTTGTACAAGCTTATGCTTATGGAAAATATCTTGGTTACTTAAATGTTGTATTTGACAAGAAAGGGAATGTAATTGAAGCAGTAGGAAACCCCATTCTGCTGGACAGCAGTGTTCCTGAAG ATGAGTACATTAAAGAAGAAgtggaaaaatggaagaaaaacctgGGAAATTATTCTGAAGAGATTGGAAAAACTAGTGTCTACCTGAATGGTACAAGCGAAGCATGCCGTTTCCGAGAATGCAACATGGGAAACTTGCTTTGTGATGCTGTG cTTTATGAGAATGTCAAACATCCTGGTGAAAATAAATGGAACCATGTTTCCATGTGCATCCTGAATGGAGGTGGGATACGCTCACCCATCGATGAACAGAGCACTAATG GTAGCATTACTATGGAAGATTTGCTGTCTGTTTTGCCATTTGGAGGTCGTTTTGATCTGGTAAAGTTAAAAGGCTCCACTCTGAAAGAAGCTTTTGAGCATAGTGTGCGCAGATATGGGAGAGGAACTGGAGAGTTGCTACAGGTTGGAG GCATCCACATCGTCTATGATCTCTCCAAAGCTCCAGGAAGCAGAGTCGTTAGCATAGAAGTGCTCTGTACGACCTGTAGAGTCCCAGCCTATGTACCACTCCAAATGGATGAAATATACAATGTGACTCTTCCCTCCTATTTGTTATTTGGTGGAGATGGCTATCATATGCTGAAAGACAAGAATCTGGGATACAGTAAAG gtgAACCTGATATTGAGGTTGTTTCCCGTTATCTTGACAGAATGAAAAGAGTTTATCCAGCACTTGAAGGTCGAATAAAATTTTCTGCTGGAAGTCTTATCCAAGGAAGTCTTACCCTGATTGCTGTATTATTCAGTGTAACATTCTTGCACATTTAA
- the NT5E gene encoding 5'-nucleotidase isoform X2 produces MAGRAGALWLCAAAVLGAAAELRLTLLHTNDVHARVEARGAGARGCAGARGAPGCFGGVARRAARVAAERAARRNVLLLDAGDQYQGTVWFSRFKGREAAHFMNLLRYDAMALGNHEFDEGVSGLLDPLLKNTNFTILSANIKGKTPLANEMMKYVHPFKIVHFDSEPIGIVGYTTRETYFLSKPGNDLIFEDEVEALQLQVNNLTAMGVNKIIALGHSGFTVDKNIAQKVKGVDVVIGGHTNTFLYTDEYIKEEVEKWKKNLGNYSEEIGKTSVYLNGTSEACRFRECNMGNLLCDAVLYENVKHPGENKWNHVSMCILNGGGIRSPIDEQSTNGSITMEDLLSVLPFGGRFDLVKLKGSTLKEAFEHSVRRYGRGTGELLQVGGIHIVYDLSKAPGSRVVSIEVLCTTCRVPAYVPLQMDEIYNVTLPSYLLFGGDGYHMLKDKNLGYSKGEPDIEVVSRYLDRMKRVYPALEGRIKFSAGSLIQGSLTLIAVLFSVTFLHI; encoded by the exons AtggcagggcgggcgggcgcgctgTGGCTGTGCGCGGCGGCGGTGCTGGGCGCGGCGGCGGAGCTGCGCCTCACGCTGCTGCACACCAACGACGTGCACGCGCGCGTGgaggcgcggggcgccggggcgcggggctgcgcgggcgcgcggggggcgccgggctgctTCGGCGGCgtggcgcggcgggcggcgcgggtgGCGGCGGAGCGCGCCGCGCGCCGCAACGTGCTGCTGCTGGACGCCGGGGACCAGTACCAGGGCACGGTGTGGTTCTCCCGCTTCAAGGGCCGGGAGGCGGCCCACTTCATGAACCTGCTGCGCTACGATGCCATG GCTTTGGGGAACCATGAGTTTGATGAAGGTGTGAGTGGATTGTTGGATCCTCTgcttaaaaatactaatttcacaATCCTGAGTGCAAACATTAAGGGAAAAACCCCATTAGCAAATGAAATGATGAAATATGTTCATCCTTTTAAAATAGTACATTTTGACTCAGAACCGATAGGAATTGTTGGCTATACTACAAGGGaaacttattttctttcaaagCCAG ggaATGATTTAATCTTTGAAGATGAAGTTGAAGCATTGCAACTACAAGTGAATAACCTCACTGCTATGGGAGTTAACAAAATAATTGCACTAGGACACTCTGGCTTTACTGTGGACAAAAACATTGCTCAAAAAGTGAAAGGAGTGGATGTTGTAATTGGAGGACATACAAACACATTTCTCTATACAG ATGAGTACATTAAAGAAGAAgtggaaaaatggaagaaaaacctgGGAAATTATTCTGAAGAGATTGGAAAAACTAGTGTCTACCTGAATGGTACAAGCGAAGCATGCCGTTTCCGAGAATGCAACATGGGAAACTTGCTTTGTGATGCTGTG cTTTATGAGAATGTCAAACATCCTGGTGAAAATAAATGGAACCATGTTTCCATGTGCATCCTGAATGGAGGTGGGATACGCTCACCCATCGATGAACAGAGCACTAATG GTAGCATTACTATGGAAGATTTGCTGTCTGTTTTGCCATTTGGAGGTCGTTTTGATCTGGTAAAGTTAAAAGGCTCCACTCTGAAAGAAGCTTTTGAGCATAGTGTGCGCAGATATGGGAGAGGAACTGGAGAGTTGCTACAGGTTGGAG GCATCCACATCGTCTATGATCTCTCCAAAGCTCCAGGAAGCAGAGTCGTTAGCATAGAAGTGCTCTGTACGACCTGTAGAGTCCCAGCCTATGTACCACTCCAAATGGATGAAATATACAATGTGACTCTTCCCTCCTATTTGTTATTTGGTGGAGATGGCTATCATATGCTGAAAGACAAGAATCTGGGATACAGTAAAG gtgAACCTGATATTGAGGTTGTTTCCCGTTATCTTGACAGAATGAAAAGAGTTTATCCAGCACTTGAAGGTCGAATAAAATTTTCTGCTGGAAGTCTTATCCAAGGAAGTCTTACCCTGATTGCTGTATTATTCAGTGTAACATTCTTGCACATTTAA
- the NT5E gene encoding 5'-nucleotidase isoform X3, with protein MGREALGNHEFDEGVSGLLDPLLKNTNFTILSANIKGKTPLANEMMKYVHPFKIVHFDSEPIGIVGYTTRETYFLSKPGNDLIFEDEVEALQLQVNNLTAMGVNKIIALGHSGFTVDKNIAQKVKGVDVVIGGHTNTFLYTGTPPSTEQPAGPYPFMVQSDDGRKVPVVQAYAYGKYLGYLNVVFDKKGNVIEAVGNPILLDSSVPEDEYIKEEVEKWKKNLGNYSEEIGKTSVYLNGTSEACRFRECNMGNLLCDAVLYENVKHPGENKWNHVSMCILNGGGIRSPIDEQSTNGSITMEDLLSVLPFGGRFDLVKLKGSTLKEAFEHSVRRYGRGTGELLQVGGIHIVYDLSKAPGSRVVSIEVLCTTCRVPAYVPLQMDEIYNVTLPSYLLFGGDGYHMLKDKNLGYSKGEPDIEVVSRYLDRMKRVYPALEGRIKFSAGSLIQGSLTLIAVLFSVTFLHI; from the exons ATGGGAAGGGAG GCTTTGGGGAACCATGAGTTTGATGAAGGTGTGAGTGGATTGTTGGATCCTCTgcttaaaaatactaatttcacaATCCTGAGTGCAAACATTAAGGGAAAAACCCCATTAGCAAATGAAATGATGAAATATGTTCATCCTTTTAAAATAGTACATTTTGACTCAGAACCGATAGGAATTGTTGGCTATACTACAAGGGaaacttattttctttcaaagCCAG ggaATGATTTAATCTTTGAAGATGAAGTTGAAGCATTGCAACTACAAGTGAATAACCTCACTGCTATGGGAGTTAACAAAATAATTGCACTAGGACACTCTGGCTTTACTGTGGACAAAAACATTGCTCAAAAAGTGAAAGGAGTGGATGTTGTAATTGGAGGACATACAAACACATTTCTCTATACAG GCACCCCACCCTCTACTGAACAGCCAGCTGGCCCGTATCCATTCATGGTTCAGTCAGATGATGGGAGGAAGGTGCCGGTTGTACAAGCTTATGCTTATGGAAAATATCTTGGTTACTTAAATGTTGTATTTGACAAGAAAGGGAATGTAATTGAAGCAGTAGGAAACCCCATTCTGCTGGACAGCAGTGTTCCTGAAG ATGAGTACATTAAAGAAGAAgtggaaaaatggaagaaaaacctgGGAAATTATTCTGAAGAGATTGGAAAAACTAGTGTCTACCTGAATGGTACAAGCGAAGCATGCCGTTTCCGAGAATGCAACATGGGAAACTTGCTTTGTGATGCTGTG cTTTATGAGAATGTCAAACATCCTGGTGAAAATAAATGGAACCATGTTTCCATGTGCATCCTGAATGGAGGTGGGATACGCTCACCCATCGATGAACAGAGCACTAATG GTAGCATTACTATGGAAGATTTGCTGTCTGTTTTGCCATTTGGAGGTCGTTTTGATCTGGTAAAGTTAAAAGGCTCCACTCTGAAAGAAGCTTTTGAGCATAGTGTGCGCAGATATGGGAGAGGAACTGGAGAGTTGCTACAGGTTGGAG GCATCCACATCGTCTATGATCTCTCCAAAGCTCCAGGAAGCAGAGTCGTTAGCATAGAAGTGCTCTGTACGACCTGTAGAGTCCCAGCCTATGTACCACTCCAAATGGATGAAATATACAATGTGACTCTTCCCTCCTATTTGTTATTTGGTGGAGATGGCTATCATATGCTGAAAGACAAGAATCTGGGATACAGTAAAG gtgAACCTGATATTGAGGTTGTTTCCCGTTATCTTGACAGAATGAAAAGAGTTTATCCAGCACTTGAAGGTCGAATAAAATTTTCTGCTGGAAGTCTTATCCAAGGAAGTCTTACCCTGATTGCTGTATTATTCAGTGTAACATTCTTGCACATTTAA